ATAGCGGGTatcagggctggggaggagaagggggaaaagctGTTTACTTCTTGATCTTTCACAGGACTTTGCTTGAAGATAATCCAGGTGGAATCATTCTTAGTACTGATGATTACTTTTATAAACATGGACAATACCATTATGATCCTGATTGCTTAGGGGAAGCACACGACTGGAACAGGAAACGAGGTGAATAAATAATGGATTAGCTTGCTTGTTTACAGTTCAGTGCTTGTGTGCTGTTTAAAAAGCTGCCTGTCTTGTAATGCCTGTGTCACAGGACAAGCATTTATCTCATCatggaagtattttttaatgtgtgtgtgGAGAAAGAATATGAGCACAAACTTAGAAGTCATCTGTCCATTGTGTGTTTTGCAATTAGAAATGCTAGTGTCCTtgtcaaaatactgttttgtcCTCAGATTTCGTCATGGTATGTATTTTGGGTTGTGTCCCATTTCTGGAGTGGTAATCTGTACCATCtcccagaaatatttcttctgagaTGAGcctttatatatgcatatgcaaTACATAATGAGGATGTTGATACAAATAACACTTACACTGATCTTTTCCTgctcttgattattttttctcttgagcACTAAATTGTTGgcaaagttaaaacaaaattacaagAGCAAGACGgaataaatgaattttttttttccgtaaTCAGTATATTTTTTGATCGTGGATCCCACTAAGCTCACCATAGAATAactatttttaagcttttatttgCTAAATTTGGACCATGATCACTTTTCTACTGTCAAATTTCTAACCAGTGGAGAAATGGgttgataagaaatgtgtgatTCAACGATAACTTTGATTGTTCAGATGCATTGTAACATAGCTACAGAAACATGGTGCTGCATCTCAAAGCTAGTGAATCTAAACATTTCATTACTGTGTATttaaattacaataatttttttgctttttcatattttatacaGTTTACAGAGTGGACTTATCTTAAGACTGTTATAAACACAAGAGTTTTGTATGCAACAAAGAAGTCCACTTTAAGGTGATCATGTAGtattttttagtttaatttacTGATTGATTAGACATCTTGGTGCATTTTACATCTGCATTTTCATTCCTTATTTATCATACATACGTTAATTCAAAAGAATAATGTCATATCTCTGTAGCTTTACATGTGAGGGggcatttctaaaataaaggAGGGCCTTGAAACAGATTAAGCTGTGGGAAGAGTTCTTTTCACAGTGGTTAATCATTATGgatctacttaaaaaaatattacaaatttaGAGAATTAGTATAAATGTTACGTTTCCACCCTATTATAATGAAATTAACTATATCACATTCTTTTGTACATGTGTGTCTTTCAGCCAAAGAAGCATTTGAAATGAGAATCTCTCCTATAATAATAGACAACACAAACATACAAGCATGGGAGATGAAGCCTTACGTTACTTTGGTTAGTATTACCATATGATCAATGTGAAAAGGGATTACGGACCAGCATGGCAACACCccatgttttaaaatgagattgtCTTTCTCAGTCTAGCTGTTATTCCACAAGGAAGTCTGCagtcaaaaaaaacaaagtgttaCATGGAATCATATTACCCAGTGTCATATTCTGTGCACGTCTGAATATCGACCTGGCCTAGTTTCCAAGTGATGAAGCCAAGTGCTATGCacttgggagaaaaaataaatattgttgaGGAAACTGAGTTCTGTTCCTCTTTTATATAATCAGTAAAATTATaagctacttttaaaatataatcagCACTAATTAATAAGAGTGATGTTTGATGCTCCATGTAACTTGAAAGCTCAGTCTTAGTTTCATCCTAAATATGGCATAAGAGGCAGATACCAGCTGAGCAGTTGGAGGGCTAGAGTTATTAAATGTTGGTAGTGTGCTTGAAGTTATACAGATTTACTTAATTTACTTATTGAAGTGATGTAATCAAATTAGTGCACCTGCACTATTTTGTGTTAGTAGTGTAGTGCTTTTATTTAGTGACTACAAGTGACCAGCTTTTTTTTAGTACTAGGTAAATGCAATCTACATTTAACTTCCAAAGTTATGTTTAATGATTTAAATAACTTGGTGAACTCTGTTATAGGTTTCTCATACTCCAGTTTTCTGGAGCTTTTCATCTTTTCGCTTAATAATTTCTAAGTGGGCATCAGCACTTTTAGACTCTAGCTCTTGTTTTGCTGTTGATCGTTTGTCATTTTGGTagttttaatagtttttttgtGCTTACAGAACTGCATTATTCTATAAAATTGCTTCTGATTGGAAGAAATACTATAAAGTACATCTGGGATTTCTCCTACAATGGTATAGAAACACAGCAGAGAGTGTAATACGTAGAACTGACAGCTTTTGAGCAGATATTCTACATATGCTGCATGtggtaatcatagaatcatagaatggtttgggttggaagggaccttaaagatcatctagttccaacccccctgccacaggcagggacacctttcctctagaccaggttgctcaaagccccatccaacctggccttgaacactgccagggagggggcagccacagcttctctgggcagcctgttccaatggaATTAATAGATTAGTGAACAGTGGGATTTAATACAGATAATATAATTCaataaatttattaataaaagttATCCTTGCATTTATTAACAATTGTCAGATTAACAGTTCTTTCATAAATTAAGTCCTTGATTTTGCTATATAACTGAAATGAAGATAACAACAAAAGTTCTTCAAGGAAGTGCAGGTTTTGGTAAggtaataagattttttttttttctgaaaacaggagCGGTGAGAAATGGCACAGTACTCACAGTGTTTCTCCTGATTATGTCAGGAGGAGACTAGACCATATAAGCATCATTTACGTGCAGCTCACTCAAGTTTTCCGTATGGTAGGAAGGCTGTCCACAACAGCTGTGTTAATGTAACGGAATTGCTTGTTTTGGACCTGGCTCGCATCTGGTCAGCTCTGAACATAAGCAGTGAGCTTTTCTCTGTCATGGAGAGGCTGTGTAGACATGTGCATACTCTACCTCAAAAGAGGAGATGTTCTGCAGTCTTGACTCAGAGGAGGTAGAGCATAAAAGGGATGATataaaatagtgatttttttttttttctgtgatcatGGAATGTGCTTAATTTTACAGTAAGAGATGCatatacatgtttttaaaaatctccatttATATAATCAGAAGTGAAACACTGAACAAAAGTATGTTATTCCAAATGTTTAATTGgtttcaaaaaatacaaaaaccagCTTTAAAGAAGCAGGCTGTACATGTTGTGTGCTTTTCTCATAGAAATAAGAAATGGGTGATGTGGCTTGTTCTGTTTcatatctgtttttttcaggctcAGCAGTTCAAATACAAAGTCATGTTCCGAGAACCAGACACTTGGTGGAAGTTTAACCCAAAAGAACTTGAAAGGTAAGGATGTAAAGGAGAATTTCATATTAGATTGTATATCTTTCACAGTCTATTAACTATGATTTTCAAAAAGGTATCGCTTAGTAGAGTGGCTGGTGAAATAGCAAGATATCAGTTAAGATTTTTGTGATAATAAGTAGCTTTAATAATTTTGTCCTACAATGTTAACTTTTGTGGGATTTTATATGTagtatgaggtttttttctgtaactttaaTTACATACAAAAGATACTATTAGCAATAGATAGTATGTAATGTTTTCATGATTGCaattgttttgcatttgagGTACAGTGACTGCTCCTTTGGGTTTCTGAGGTTGCAAAAATTAGGTCGGGTTGGGGCTGTTTTTGCATGGGGCTGATCTGTTGCCTTACTTGAAATGTTTCTGCTGTCACTGAGTTTAAGGCAATGAGCACCTCATGGCCTGAGAGGGACAAACCCCTGTGCATCACCATTGTTGTTTACCTCTTCTATAGCAGGACCTTCTACACGGTCATAGAGCCGTTACTTAGAGCCAAAATAGGCAAGACATAAACCCTATGTAAGTGAATGATAAGGTAGCTAGAAAATTGGCTGGACGCCACGTTCAAAGGGTATGATCAGTGGTTCGAAGTCCTAGAGGAGGCTGATGTGCCTCTGGGATGAATACTAGGGCCACTGCTATTTAATGTACTTTCTATGACTTGGATGTTGGGACAGAGTGTACTCTCAGCAGATTGGCACATGATACTGAGTAGTTTGTTCAGCCTTTAGAAGAGAAAGTTAAGGAAGGATCATATTGTTGTCTTCAGCTACCTTTTTGGAGGTTATAGAGAAGACTAAAAAGATCTCTTCTGAGAATTGTGTAGGGATAGGACAAAATAAACATAAGCAAGTTGGAACTTGGGAAATATtgattacaaaaataaacccaaaacaaacaaaaaaacccaccaaaacttAGTTGAAAGGGTGGTCAGGCACTGAAGGAGGCTGCCTAGAGAGTTTGCAGACTTTCAGTCattagagatattcaaaatttgCAAGGCTAAGCTCTGTGCAACCTGATCTATCTGTACGTCCTCTGAGTAGGAGGCTGGACTATGtaacctccagaggtccctttcaacgTAAATTATTTCATGATTTCATAATATCTGTTGTCATCTGAATTTGCATGCTTAGCTTCAGGTTGGCCACTTTTCAAGCAAGGTaaggattattttctttcctaaaatagaacttaaacattttctcctgtgccttcaatttctgttttgtcataCTTGGCAGGATTCACTTGTTCTAGGTGGAACTGCTGCAGCGCACATTGCTAGCTGGTGTTCAACAAAGTCAGTGACAGTTCCTAACCAAAGGGTGTCTAAAATAATAGGTGAACAGGTTTTCCTCAAGGCTCAAGGAGTTCTTATTTTAGCAAAACCGGAGAAGGAAGACTGAATTCAGAAATCTTCTGTACCCAGTTTGATATCCTGCATCACTGTCAGGATCTGATATGATGTGTTTCTGATACTTATTTGAAAAAGATGCATTATTGGTGCAGTTTTAGATTTTAGTATTAAGCAAAGCATCCTATTGCAGAACAGGGCCGCCAGGTGAGGTGGAGAAGTCAAGTGGAGCTGCAATTTGTCTGAGATTCTCTCTTTGGAATGCCTTAGTGCACTGATTCAGAAAGAATTGCTGTTTCACAGCTTTTGCTGTGGCCCCCTGAATACTCTAATTAGTCTTGCTGTAAACTTATTATCattaaattattcttaaattatTCTGTTCTGTCATTGTAATATAcaaatctgaaatgtttctttttcatttttttttctttaattcctaGGCGAAACATTCATGGTGTATCTAAAGAAAAGATCAAAAGAATGTTGGAACGGTATGAACGCTGCCTTACTGTTAGTTCAATATTGGATTCTTCAGTCCCAGACAAATCAGAAGCTGCTGGATGGAGTGAAGATCCTTATCAGGAGGAAAGCCATGGGTTAGATTCTTTTACTAGCTTTGTAGTCTCCTGTAAAAGGCTAAAAATCCAAACTTCGTAGCAACGGAACCTGGATAATGCTGTTGAACAGtgaatgcattaaaaaatattagttaaatagtaaaaagaaatacactacatacttttcttaatttttaagaatttcagGATTTCTAGAAAAGAGCAGTTGTGGGGGTCTAGTGAGTTTTCCGATGCTTTTTGAAAACCTCCCAGTATGGCTGTATGTTACTTTTCAATAAGCCAGTCTTAATTGAGTTTCtcttattttagaaatgtgCCGTTGAATGTGTGTTGTAGatacaaaacacttaaaatccataaaatgcttttcagaagaaTGTAGTCCCAAATATGAGCAAATTACTATTTCTGAGTCTGTGTGTTGGTATTAGATGATGTCTTTGTGGTAGAAGGTGGATCCTTCGTGCAGTGGTAACGAGTTTTCTACTTGCTCTTGAGTGTATTTAATTTAGACTTGTCTAGATTTGCTGGTTGTATACACAACTGTTTTGTAGTGGCTAATCTGCATAATGCTGTATACACATCATAACAATGCATAGGAAATCAGATTTTATTGtagttattattttgtttggtttttgcatGCTTTTATTGTATTTGAAATGAAGTGGGCATTGATAATTAATGGCATGTAGTTGATTGATTGTGAAAAATGTTATGAGAAGAAATGGCACATCCTCTCCTAGTTAACTTTGAGACTTTCTTTAGCATTGAGGCATCACGAGAGCGCAACGGTCAGTAAATAAAAGCGTATTTACCAGGTTTGCTGGGGAATGGGGGAAAATAGACTCCTGAGAAAGTATTCTTAGCCCCATGCTGaagtgaaaaagagatactTACCAAGGAAACTTCTGCTTTGCTTAGCTCCTTTTTTATAAAGGAGTGCTGAGGTTTGGGCTAAGTTGtcttaaatttgttttcctctcacTAGAGTTCTGGATGATTAGTGTCCTGAAAGGTGTTTTCTGGCCTGTAATTTGAAAACCTTGAATAGCCaagccaaaattaaaaatatggacAAGTTCTTAAAGAAGGTTTGAAATGGGTTTATCTTTCATTCCAGTTTGTCTTTCAGAAAGAGAGAGGCACATTCTGatgtaaaggaagaaaaaccttttgCTTCTGATGTGGAGACTCGTGAATTAGCTGAAGATGATAAAACTTTTCCCAGTACTTCTCTAACATTAGAAGGTAACTGTGATCctgaacattttcagaaagaggaaaaagaaatggaagataaCTCAGTGGAACACAATTCTGAGAAGAGCACTGTTCAGGATGACTTGGATGTTTATTTATCAGATTCTGTAGAAAAAGAACTGTccttggagaagaaagaagaaaagggagaaaaaataggaaaaaatactgaaacagaaatggaTGAGGTCGATGTGACCACAACTGAAAAGTCTGCATGCTTGGATACAGGAGGAGTTGAGGAACACAGTGATAACAACATTCTCAAAGTTCAGACTGAAGGTGAGCAGTCTGGTGAAATGTGTACAGTACCAGAATCAACACAGAGTAGTAACATAGTGGAACCAAGCAGTTTGACTTTTGACATGTCAGGAAAACCAGAACTACTAAACTTTCTGGGTGACTGGCCTGTAGAACAAACAATGGGACAGAGAGTCAAAAGAGCTAGAAGACTAGAAAAGTCTTCTCTGAAGAGAGATAAGGACGGTAAAACTCCCAGTCAGGAGCATCCTGAGTTAGGTAAAGAGCAAGCAGACTTGCGTGGGACCTGTACAGTTGAAAAAcgacatgaggaagaaaatctAGCCTCTAGCTGTTCCTCTGTTAGTTCAGATAAAGTTACACTGGAATTGCAAATGATAGGACATTGGCCTGTCTCAGGCTCATTAGAACAGAGACAGCAAAGGTCAAGGAGAATGAGAAAGACAAGTCTAAATCAGTCTGATGAAGGTAGAAATACTGAAGGTGATATTAATAGAAATGCTCTTGAGACTGTAGATGTGCTTCGTGGGACGCCTGTAAACACTGTAGAGCAACCAGATACAAAAAGTTTGCATGTGCACCAACCCGAAACAGTaggtgagaaaaaaacccagcaaaataAGAGAATGAGGAAACATCACAAATTAGCCCTCACTTTTACAAACAACAATTTGCCCCATCCCAAAGAAGAGGAACACTTGTCTATGCTtaacacagcagaagagaaacatgACCCGTGCTCATGTAGACATAAAAGCAGCCATTCACAGACTGAATCACAGGACTTTGCTCTCCTGTGgagattagaaaataaaatgctttttcctgAGACTACCAAAATATTGCATGGCAGACTAGATGGCTTCCAACCCAAAGATGTAGATAATGCCTCAGATTCTCAGGAGAAGATACCCTATCGAGTTACGTATGATAAAAGTACATTTGTGGAAGAAAGTGAACTTACCAATATTGATGAGTCTGAAACGCTAAATATGCTGTGTAAGCTCTTTGAGTCTGTTTCATTTGAAGCTCTGAAAGATTTGTATGAAAGATGTAACAAAGACATAGACTGGGCTACAGGTCTGCTGTTAGACTCTGACGAAAAGTTATGCAAAGATGTGTATACTGAATGCTTTCAAGTAAAGGAAGCTGAGCCAGTTATCGCAGGCCTTGATTTCAAGGCAAGTGCAAACTATGGTGAAAATCTCAAAGATTGTGAACAAATGCCGCAAATAATTGGGACTGGTGATATCTATGAACCTTCAGAAGACAAGAACTCATCACTCAACATTGCAGAAAGTAGGACTGTGAACGCAACAGTGACAGATGGTGATGTGTCTGACTTGTTGACTGCTACCTCATTGAATGATTCAGCGGAACTGAAAAATTCTGGAGATGCAGCCCCTAGAACTGACgcaggcagctcagcagcaggcaTCCTTGAGCCATTcatttcaggaaagcagaagatagAGTCTGAGAGTCCCGGTGAAGAAACTATAAATAAGCCATCAGTCTCACAACTTGATGCAGGTTTATGTATACCTATGACTTTGCCTCATGGTCCTAACACAACTTCTACCGATTTGAAATTAGAATTAAATAATGAAAGTGACAGTGACCCTTCAGAAAGCAATGCAGAGAATTCCAAAGCGACTGCTACATTACTGGAAATGGATCATGCACCTCTGGTGGGTCCTAGGAGTGATAAAGAACTGGAGACAGATAAAGAAACCCAGGGGACTTCTAGGGAGATATGTgataaagaagaaattgaaacTCCAGGCTGGGATGAAACTAAAGCCAAGATACAAAGCCCTGTACCAGCATCAGGTGCAGCCTTCAATATAGATTGCCTGGAACTAACATTACCTCCTGAGCTGGCACTCCAGTTGAGAGAAATATTTGGGCCTGTTGGCATTGATGCAGGTATGGGCataattatatacatatttttaagaaaaaactcaGTTTGGGTAAAGAAAACCTTTCTTCCTTtgcctgtgctttttttcccttcatgctTGTTTTTTAGGGAACAGATTTGCACAATTCCTCATGATACTGTTGCTTGTTTTTGTTAATCCAAAAATGGAACTGAACTAAGCGtggcaaaaaatataaatgcagtAGTGCTACCTTCTGCCTTTGTCCTTTTGTATATGCACATACTTtaaaagcataagaaaatatattggCTTATTTGCGTTTTGAGCAGCAGGCTTTTGAGCCTATATTCAAACTCTGAAGGGATATTAAGATTATGAGGAAGATGCAAATTATGACTGgttaggaaaagagaaagaaaaaagaaagctttaggCATCGGTTaaatggggaaggagaagatgaaTGGTTTAGAGAGAAGATAAATCGCAGGTATACTTAAAGGTGAAAACAGACTAGGTTGCTGAGAGACTATGATGAAGGAAGCCATAAGCAGCTTGAATATGCATCACAAAAGTTACAGACCTGatagaaaaagggagaaaagaaaacaaggaatatataatttgtttttctcccctcccctcccctcccctcccctcccctcccctcccctcccctcccctcccctcccctcccctcccctcccctcccctcccctcccctcccctcccctcccctcccctcccctcccctctttctctcttctctttctctcttctctttctctcttctctttctctcttctctttctctcttctctttctctcttctctttctctcttctctttctctcttctctttctctcttctctttctctcttctctttctctcttctctttctctcttctctttctctcttctctttctctcttctctttctctcttctctttctctcttctctttctctcttctctttctctcttctctttctctcttctctttctctcttctctttctctcttctctttctctcttctctttctctcttctctttctctcttctctttctctcttctctttctctcttctctttctctcttctctttctctcttctctttctctcttctctttctctcttctctttctctcttctctttctctcttctctttttcttctctttttcttctctttttcttctctttttcttctctttttcttctctttttcttctctttttcttctctttttcttctctttttcttctctttttcttctctttttcttctctttttcttctctttttcttctctttttcttctctttttcttctctttttcttctctttttcttctctttttcttctctttttcttctctttttcttctctttttcttctctttttcttctctttttcttctctttttcttctctttttcttctctttttcttctcttttcctctctccttttttatttcttttttattttttgttttttgttttttcttcctccccccccttcctccccccccttcctccccccccttcctccccccccttcctcccccccttcctcccccccttcctccccccccttcctccccccccttcctcccccccccttcctcccccccttcctccccccccttccccttccccttccccttccccttccccttccccttccccttccccttccccttcccctgccccttccccttccccttccccttccccttccccttccccttccccttccccttccccttccccttccccttccccttccccttccccttccccttccccttccccttccccttccccttcccctttttcctgaaGATTACTTGATGTGAAACCCTGGATACCTGATTTATTCGTGGGTTTGACTGCTGGCCTCTTTGCCTTCCATGCTTacctcctcaaaaaaaaaaaaaagtttgttttgatAGCAGAAGGGTGTTTTATTATGTCTGAAATATGCCCTGCCTTTTTGTTTGATACATATGTACTTCTTgcccttttatttttgaaagaatacaATTCAGAGAAACAATTTCAAAAAGATCTTCTAGGGAAAAGATCTATCATTATGATACCATGATAATTCCTGCCGTTGCCGTTAGAGTTAGAGGGGATACTTGGAGTTTGCTTGTCTGAGTTTGTGATTAAAAGGGGGGATGTGACTGCTGTTGGGCAGTGGCAAGTATGTTGTTACATAAAAGCAGTTGCCCGTAGATTGCAATAAAACAGGGGGAATCACAGTTCCATGAATGCAACTGTGGTTGTAAATTATCAGTGGCTTTGTAAAAGAAGATTCTgctagaaaaatggaaaaatcaggaggaaaaatgtagttttcagGTAGCGACATTTCAACAAGATACAATTAACGTTAACTTGTTTTTTCCTACCCTTTCTGAGTTTTTGAACACCGGATAATGAATTCTGTGtggaatgcctttttttttttttttttttttttttttttttttttttttttttttttaacttggcagTTGCGgaaatttttttctggcatGACAGTTTGTGTAGAATCTCCAGAATTCAAATTAATAAGTCTAGGCTACTGTACTTTAATTGCTTAGATAACTTTTTATAGAATGCTttaatgaatgtattttctttcttccataaGGATCACTAACTGTTGAGGATTGTGTGGTTCATATTGATCTGAATTTGGCAAGAGTGATtcatgaaaaatggaaagagtCTATTCTGGTTAGTAGATTTCTTGCTTATGATATGGTATGGCAAAAGAAGGATCATAATGCACAATTTCACTACAAGATTGATCAAAAATTCCACTGGACAAAAATCATCACTGGCTTTTTAGCATGTAAGAAGAGTTCTTTTATGAATAATTATGTATACAAAACATCTCCATGTACATTACTTGAGAAGAGTTCTTTAACCTCCATTCCTTCATAGCCTTATGAAACTTGGAATGCTTTTTGgcaaaatttttatttagtttgttTAATTAAGGTTATGAAGTCTTAGCAGTGGGGCATGTTCCTCTAATTTGATGTGTTTTGGAAAGATAGAACTATCTTTTAAGCGTCActttggaattatttttcttaaatatattgcttttaaaatatccaaTCTTTGAGAAGTACTGTGAGACATTATTTTGAAGCTGGTTTACTTAGAAGCTAACACTTGCGAAGTTTCACTGCAAAATTTATAGCTTATAACATTCAtggttttactgtttttatttagaaGCGTCAGAGGAGAGATGAATCATGTAAGTTATCTGCAGAAGGTATGTTACGTATTTTTCTTAGTTGTAAAAATACTTAATTctcattataaaaatatttaattctttgaAACTTGAGTAAGGTTGCAAATATTCTGTCTATTGAAAAATGATGGATTCATTTATTAAGCTAAGCTTTTATTTATTGCCCTTGGTTCCATTTATCATATTTCTTACGGAGGTGTGGTAGGAAAAAGGAGTTAATTATAAGCAGAATCACTAGTCCCAGGTAGATGCAAGCAAAAAGCCTATCATTTTGTGTACTTCAGAGAACTTTAGAGAAGCTCTGGCTGGATCAGACAGCTGTTTGGTAGGACTTCTGTAATctctgtggcaagaaaaggAGTGGCCAGAGAATTACTAGCAGAATAAGATTTCGGCAGGTGAGGAAAGGAGGTCAGGAATACAACATTCACACGTTGTTGTCCTTGTCAGAGGAATTGATTGTAGCAGGAGGATGTATGTCCTTGTTCAAAAAGTGTTAAAATCTCTAGCAATCTGCTTTTCATTCAGTTCCTACAAGAAATGTCCCTCTACAGCAGAACCCCACTACTTTTGCATGGGATCTGGTTGAAGACTTGGATTGCAGTGGGGGTGCAAACTCTCCACTCGAATGACCAAACAGTGCTGTTAGCATTAACTTGTAGAAGTGTAAAACCAGATTGTTAAGCATCTGTCCTTAAGTTGTAGAGGAAAGGCAGGTAAACATGTAAACACATGAGTCAATAATACcttataaaagcaaacaaacctcCCCACTTAACATATGTGCGAGGTAGTTACAGCTGTAAGATATGTTTTGGCACTTGAAAATTTGGGGAGGGAGTCTgatagttttgcttttgttttgcaaaatagaTAAAGATGACCAGTCTTTGGAAAATAGAAGTGAGGAAGGTGAAAACAatgtgttgttttctgttttagcattcataatattattttaacaaaaccCAAACGATCTAGGTTGAAAAACTTGTCTTAATTATTTTGGCTTTGCTTGTGTAAATAAGctaataattgttttatttgtcacctcatttttattgcttttgaagGTCCCACTGTGATTCAGCAGATACATACAGATGACTCAGAAATGCTGTTATCTCAGAATGCAGAcagtaaaatacagaagaaaaaaccaAGCTGGGTTTCAGGCTCATCTAATGACATACAGACTAAAAAACTAGCCACATcggacttttttccttttatgaatCACTGGAATGCTCAGATTCAGAAAGTTTCTCTCAGACAAATAATTTCCGAAGAAATAGCTATGCAGGAGAAACAGGACCTGGTATGGATAGCACCAGTTTTTTTATGCAGTTTAAATTCATTACTATTAATGAAGCAGAATATGTCTGATCTGGTGACTCATCTTTGTGCTGCTGATTACAGCCT
The sequence above is drawn from the Nyctibius grandis isolate bNycGra1 chromosome 6, bNycGra1.pri, whole genome shotgun sequence genome and encodes:
- the N4BP2 gene encoding NEDD4-binding protein 2 isoform X3, whose translation is MPRRRKTGGSPSRKNGNSDRIAIAVSQGDPSHLVSQAVHSVNKEELFNSMSEMFSDLDPSVVYMVLTECDFKVENAMDYLLELSTHAKGVASSKTLSFDSVATSSALVNQQRSVTNERMGESTAEQSNSEEEKEKVLSPDVQLTEELDSLIENAFQRCSLSDELPNSANDQIVHKHSVEHNGFNEFPEWEKSDSGCNVLLFLQQTGTNNEVLEKCCCSQPPVSQLSVQTSSPAASDTFAQILEDSDLSEIHVQHDVASEVYKQSNGEICGNSEQTQDTVLDQKSVTAASDESSQRPPELGVAVTGNLNSGCLEQHEEVVTAFNSHQNTSLPEMYVSLETSSFKTPKSAYFQQTQQGYNVNFSTLSCQPQQHWNLMAPVFYPSSGSHSFVTPVAVSPGQWRPVSDYRTLEKGRFFSSPVVSNAWDSNPSLKVWGNQDRNSKLNLSQAQQPSVCHMMRKKMHLIGQVLVLLRGVPGSGKSYLARTLLEDNPGGIILSTDDYFYKHGQYHYDPDCLGEAHDWNRKRAKEAFEMRISPIIIDNTNIQAWEMKPYVTLAQQFKYKVMFREPDTWWKFNPKELERRNIHGVSKEKIKRMLERYERCLTVSSILDSSVPDKSEAAGWSEDPYQEESHGKREAHSDVKEEKPFASDVETRELAEDDKTFPSTSLTLEGNCDPEHFQKEEKEMEDNSVEHNSEKSTVQDDLDVYLSDSVEKELSLEKKEEKGEKIGKNTETEMDEVDVTTTEKSACLDTGGVEEHSDNNILKVQTEGEQSGEMCTVPESTQSSNIVEPSSLTFDMSGKPELLNFLGDWPVEQTMGQRVKRARRLEKSSLKRDKDGKTPSQEHPELGKEQADLRGTCTVEKRHEEENLASSCSSVSSDKVTLELQMIGHWPVSGSLEQRQQRSRRMRKTSLNQSDEGRNTEGDINRNALETVDVLRGTPVNTVEQPDTKSLHVHQPETVGEKKTQQNKRMRKHHKLALTFTNNNLPHPKEEEHLSMLNTAEEKHDPCSCRHKSSHSQTESQDFALLWRLENKMLFPETTKILHGRLDGFQPKDVDNASDSQEKIPYRVTYDKSTFVEESELTNIDESETLNMLCKLFESVSFEALKDLYERCNKDIDWATGLLLDSDEKLCKDVYTECFQVKEAEPVIAGLDFKASANYGENLKDCEQMPQIIGTGDIYEPSEDKNSSLNIAESRTVNATVTDGDVSDLLTATSLNDSAELKNSGDAAPRTDAGSSAAGILEPFISGKQKIESESPGEETINKPSVSQLDAGLCIPMTLPHGPNTTSTDLKLELNNESDSDPSESNAENSKATATLLEMDHAPLVGPRSDKELETDKETQGTSREICDKEEIETPGWDETKAKIQSPVPASGAAFNIDCLELTLPPELALQLREIFGPVGIDAGSLTVEDCVVHIDLNLARVIHEKWKESILKRQRRDESCKLSAEGPTVIQQIHTDDSEMLLSQNADSKIQKKKPSWVSGSSNDIQTKKLATSDFFPFMNHWNAQIQKVSLRQIISEEIAMQEKQDLIMVHFTIQNRVPSMARKDCAAKLKEKQLFEMFPTINQNFLMDIFKDNNYSLGQTEQFLNCVLEADPVKTVIAQESVQQNETVSSYSAAKNREKKVKKSKEEDDPLSEVFQEFEYPQYDDLRAEAFCHQQKRQECLKKAGEAYRMGMKPVAAFYAHQGRLHEQKMKEANHAAAMQIFEKANSSLLPVNVLDLHGLHVDEAVNHLSRVLQEKSEEYQQTGGKPYLCVITGRGSHSQGGVARIRPAAIRYLTSHNFRFTEIKPGCLKVMLN